The following coding sequences lie in one Chitinophagaceae bacterium genomic window:
- a CDS encoding alpha,alpha-trehalase, translating to MTKQVLNRRKFLGFATAAGSLFFPFSIPVFGDAILPQDPVLDYIRDSIGKTLRPSSEVDSLGKSIPLPHAFNVPCISVHFQNLFYYDTYFLNRGLIALGDITQAENNVNNVLFLVDRLGFVPNSNRIDMTNRSQPPYLCMMVKDIYDATGNKEWLKTAYPLISKEYDFWITKRSTTYGLSRHHHDATPAYLADFYEHLKKVRLPLNATDAEEKISIAGHRLAEAEAGYDFTPRFDGRCSDFIPVDLNSNLYLYEVTMSGFATILENGESKLWMDRAAKRKQLMDDLLWNEERGLYLDYDMKNERPSEMTSFATFQPLWVGCASTAQAKQVKEHLKQYEFAHGVVPCEAAIHDFIYQWDYPNTWPPHSLILSEALSNYNFKEDAKRIRSKYVNTVYAAFKSTGTLWEKYNAVEGNVNVKEEYKTPPMIGWTAGIYAQMRIVKKTRLG from the coding sequence ATGACCAAACAGGTGCTCAACCGAAGAAAATTCCTGGGCTTTGCAACTGCCGCAGGCTCGCTGTTTTTTCCTTTTAGTATTCCTGTTTTTGGTGATGCCATTCTTCCACAGGATCCCGTTTTGGATTACATCAGGGATTCGATCGGGAAAACATTGCGGCCATCCTCTGAGGTGGATTCATTGGGGAAAAGCATTCCACTTCCGCATGCCTTCAATGTGCCGTGCATCAGTGTTCATTTTCAAAATTTGTTTTACTACGATACTTACTTCCTGAATCGAGGGTTGATTGCACTTGGTGATATTACACAAGCAGAAAACAATGTGAACAATGTGCTTTTCCTTGTCGATCGGCTTGGATTCGTGCCCAACAGCAATCGTATCGATATGACCAACCGCTCACAGCCTCCCTATCTGTGCATGATGGTGAAAGACATTTATGATGCTACCGGAAATAAGGAATGGCTGAAAACTGCCTACCCGCTTATCAGCAAAGAATATGATTTCTGGATAACAAAAAGAAGCACGACTTACGGATTATCACGTCATCACCATGATGCTACACCTGCGTACCTGGCTGATTTTTATGAGCACCTGAAAAAAGTCCGGTTACCATTGAATGCAACAGATGCTGAAGAAAAAATTTCTATTGCAGGTCATCGCCTGGCGGAGGCTGAAGCAGGTTATGATTTTACGCCGAGGTTCGACGGCCGTTGTTCTGATTTTATTCCTGTTGATCTGAACAGTAATCTTTATTTGTACGAAGTAACGATGTCCGGTTTTGCTACAATACTGGAAAATGGGGAAAGCAAATTATGGATGGACAGAGCGGCGAAAAGAAAGCAACTGATGGATGATCTCTTATGGAATGAAGAGCGTGGATTATATCTTGATTACGATATGAAAAATGAACGGCCTTCGGAAATGACTTCGTTTGCAACTTTTCAACCGTTATGGGTTGGATGCGCTTCAACTGCTCAGGCTAAGCAAGTGAAAGAACATTTAAAACAATATGAATTCGCACACGGTGTGGTGCCTTGTGAAGCAGCCATCCATGATTTCATCTACCAGTGGGATTATCCGAATACCTGGCCGCCTCATTCATTGATCCTTTCCGAAGCACTCTCCAACTACAACTTTAAAGAAGATGCAAAACGCATTCGTTCGAAATATGTGAACACTGTGTATGCTGCGTTTAAATCAACAGGCACTTTGTGGGAGAAATATAATGCTGTGGAAGGAAATGTAAATGTGAAAGAGGAATATAAAACGCCGCCTATGATCGGATGGACAGCGGGGATTTATGCGCAAATGCGGATTGTAAAGAAGACGAGGTTAGGGTAG
- a CDS encoding T9SS type A sorting domain-containing protein produces the protein MKISLYNAGTMNKNCSTGLHSSYLSPANALIKSTGLICFFIIFFNCCLRAQGPSSIEWQKCLGGTWHDIAKSIQQTTDGGFIVAGHTESTDGDVSGNHGGSDYWVVKLDSYGDMDWQKCLGGSSYDFANSIQQTTDKGFIVAGYSVSNNGDVSGNHGFYDCWIVKLDSIGTIEWQKSLGGSDYDVTNSVQQTTDGGFIIAGATNSFDGDVSGNHGSVDYWIVKLGSTGVVAWQKCLGGSSFDEASSIQQTSDGGFIVAGFTKSNDGDVSGNNSVYSDYYEGYYSDYWVVKLDGSGNIQWQKCLGGSYDENALSIQQTIEGGYIVAGYTQSNDGDVSGNNSGYYDYYNPNYPDYWVVKLNDSGEIDWQKCLGGSIWDEAYSIQQTSDAGFIVAGAGYTGDLYTYPPNDGDISGGHGDDDYWIIKLSGSGNIQWKKCLGGGNYEIAYSIQQTADGGLIVAGEAVSDDGDISGNHGLEDYWIVKLYTCNDSVLFYADADSDGYGNAGVSQVAIASSYPEGYTMDSTDCNDTDPYTYPGSIEIPENYMDDDCDGEIDEVFGVGIPSMSDGVPAFFVFPNPTGGSFMLSLELGDEENSVAKIEVIGLLGQIVYAEKAMVEKGKLQKEIQLSPSTAGGMYLAKVTIGDRVHTIKINLRK, from the coding sequence ATGAAAATTTCACTTTATAATGCTGGTACTATGAATAAAAATTGCTCTACAGGACTGCACTCCTCTTATTTATCACCTGCAAATGCACTGATAAAAAGCACCGGACTGATATGTTTCTTCATCATTTTTTTCAACTGTTGTCTTCGTGCGCAAGGTCCTTCTTCCATTGAATGGCAAAAATGTTTGGGTGGTACCTGGCATGATATAGCAAAGTCAATTCAACAAACGACTGATGGTGGATTTATCGTTGCGGGTCATACGGAGTCTACGGATGGAGATGTTTCCGGAAACCATGGTGGATCTGATTACTGGGTTGTAAAACTTGATAGCTACGGAGACATGGATTGGCAAAAATGTTTAGGTGGAAGCAGTTATGATTTTGCCAACTCCATTCAACAAACTACTGACAAAGGATTTATTGTTGCAGGATATTCTGTTTCGAATAACGGCGATGTTTCAGGAAATCATGGTTTTTATGATTGTTGGATCGTAAAGCTTGACAGCATCGGAACAATCGAGTGGCAGAAATCTTTGGGAGGAAGCGACTATGATGTTACTAATTCAGTTCAGCAAACCACAGATGGTGGGTTTATCATTGCGGGAGCTACCAATTCATTTGATGGTGATGTTTCAGGAAATCACGGTAGTGTAGATTATTGGATTGTAAAGCTGGGCAGCACTGGAGTTGTCGCTTGGCAAAAATGTTTGGGAGGAAGTAGTTTCGATGAAGCATCATCTATTCAGCAAACGTCAGACGGTGGATTTATCGTTGCCGGTTTCACAAAGTCCAACGATGGCGATGTTTCAGGAAACAATAGCGTGTACAGTGACTATTATGAAGGGTATTATTCCGATTACTGGGTCGTAAAACTTGATGGCTCCGGCAACATTCAATGGCAGAAGTGTTTGGGTGGAAGTTATGATGAGAATGCATTATCTATTCAACAAACCATTGAAGGCGGATATATCGTTGCCGGTTACACCCAGTCCAACGATGGCGATGTTTCAGGAAACAATAGTGGGTACTACGACTATTATAACCCGAACTATCCCGATTACTGGGTGGTAAAACTCAATGACTCCGGTGAAATTGACTGGCAAAAATGTTTAGGGGGAAGCATTTGGGATGAGGCATATTCAATTCAGCAAACCTCCGATGCCGGATTTATTGTTGCCGGAGCAGGATATACCGGAGATTTGTATACCTACCCACCCAATGATGGTGATATTTCAGGAGGTCACGGTGACGATGATTACTGGATTATAAAACTTAGCGGCAGCGGGAATATCCAATGGAAAAAGTGTTTGGGCGGAGGCAATTATGAGATCGCGTATTCAATTCAGCAAACAGCTGATGGTGGATTGATCGTTGCCGGAGAAGCAGTATCTGATGATGGCGATATTTCAGGAAATCACGGGCTTGAGGATTACTGGATTGTAAAACTTTACACGTGCAATGATTCCGTGCTTTTTTATGCTGATGCCGATAGTGATGGTTACGGAAATGCAGGTGTAAGCCAGGTAGCAATTGCCTCTTCATATCCTGAAGGATATACAATGGACAGTACTGATTGTAATGATACCGATCCTTACACCTATCCCGGCTCCATTGAAATTCCCGAAAATTACATGGATGACGATTGCGATGGAGAGATTGACGAAGTATTTGGTGTAGGTATCCCTTCAATGTCGGATGGTGTTCCTGCGTTTTTTGTTTTTCCAAATCCTACTGGTGGTTCGTTCATGTTGTCTCTTGAATTGGGTGATGAAGAAAATTCAGTTGCAAAAATCGAAGTGATCGGTTTGCTTGGTCAAATAGTATATGCGGAAAAAGCAATGGTTGAAAAAGGGAAACTGCAAAAAGAAATTCAATTGAGTCCTTCAACAGCAGGCGGAATGTATTTAGCGAAAGTGACCATTGGCGATCGGGTGCACACGATTAAAATTAATCTCCGAAAATAA
- a CDS encoding T9SS type A sorting domain-containing protein has product MNNNRALEFRLSYVSNKSVLIKSTGLICFIIIFFNCCLRAQSPSSIEWQKCLGGSWYEIAKSVQQTSDGGFIVAGYTESTDGDISGNHGGSDYWVVKLDSYGVMEWQKCLGGSYYEFAHSVQQTTDKGFIVAGYSSSNDGDVSGNHGDYDYWIVKLDSTGTMEWQKCLGGSKYDAAHSIQQTSDGGFIVAGETGSTIGDVSGNHGSGDYWVVKLDGSGNIEWQKCLGGSDYDVAQSVQQTSDGGFIVAGYTSSNDGNVSGNNSAYSDYYDGYYSDYWIVKLDSAGNIEWQKCLGGSYDEYAFSIQQTMEGGYIVAGSTGSNDGEVSGNNSGYTYYDFYYMYSDYWVVKLNDSGDIEWQKCLGGSYDDYAFSIQQTMEGGYIVAGTAYTGNAFTNPPNDGDISGGKGDDDYWIVKLSGTGNIQWKQCLGGGLYEYAYSIQQTADGGLIIAGETASEDGDVSGNDGPTHYWIVKLYTCNDSVLFYADADGDGYGNAGVSQVTIACSYPEGYTMDSTDCNDTDPYTFPGSIEIPENYMDDDCDGVIDEVFGVGISSIADDVPVFFVFPNPTGGLFKLTLQLNEEDNADAKIEVIGLLGQIVYTEKAAVEKGKLQKEIQLSPSTARGMYLVKVTTGDEVHTTKIHLTK; this is encoded by the coding sequence ATGAATAATAATCGTGCTTTGGAATTCCGTCTTTCTTACGTATCAAATAAAAGTGTGCTGATAAAAAGCACCGGGCTAATCTGCTTTATCATCATTTTTTTCAACTGTTGTCTTCGCGCGCAAAGCCCTTCTTCCATTGAATGGCAAAAATGTTTGGGAGGCAGCTGGTATGAAATAGCGAAATCAGTTCAACAAACTTCTGATGGTGGGTTTATCGTTGCAGGCTATACTGAGTCTACCGATGGAGATATTTCCGGGAACCATGGTGGATCTGATTACTGGGTTGTAAAACTAGACAGCTATGGAGTTATGGAGTGGCAAAAATGTTTGGGAGGAAGCTATTATGAATTTGCCCATTCTGTTCAGCAAACCACGGATAAAGGATTTATTGTTGCGGGATATTCAAGTTCGAATGACGGTGACGTTTCAGGAAATCATGGAGATTATGATTATTGGATCGTAAAGCTTGACAGCACTGGAACAATGGAGTGGCAGAAATGTTTGGGTGGAAGTAAGTATGATGCCGCTCATTCAATTCAGCAAACCTCGGATGGTGGGTTTATCGTTGCCGGAGAGACAGGGTCCACGATTGGTGATGTTTCAGGAAATCATGGTTCTGGTGATTATTGGGTCGTAAAACTTGATGGGTCCGGAAATATTGAATGGCAGAAGTGTTTGGGTGGAAGCGACTATGATGTCGCACAATCAGTTCAACAAACCTCAGACGGTGGCTTTATCGTTGCCGGTTACACCAGTTCAAATGATGGTAATGTTTCGGGAAACAATAGTGCATACAGCGACTATTATGATGGATATTATTCCGATTACTGGATCGTAAAACTTGATAGCGCCGGAAACATTGAATGGCAGAAATGTTTGGGTGGAAGCTATGATGAGTATGCATTTTCTATTCAGCAAACCATGGAAGGGGGATACATCGTTGCCGGTTCCACCGGGTCAAACGATGGCGAAGTTTCGGGAAACAATAGCGGGTACACCTACTACGACTTTTATTACATGTATAGTGACTACTGGGTAGTAAAACTCAATGACTCCGGAGACATTGAGTGGCAAAAATGTTTAGGTGGAAGCTATGATGATTATGCATTTTCTATTCAGCAAACCATGGAAGGCGGATACATCGTTGCCGGAACAGCGTATACCGGAAATGCATTTACCAATCCCCCCAACGATGGCGATATTTCAGGAGGTAAGGGTGATGATGATTATTGGATTGTAAAACTTAGCGGCACCGGAAATATCCAATGGAAACAATGTTTGGGTGGAGGCCTTTATGAGTATGCTTATTCAATTCAGCAGACCGCTGACGGTGGATTGATCATTGCCGGAGAAACAGCGTCTGAAGATGGTGATGTTTCGGGAAATGACGGTCCCACGCATTACTGGATCGTAAAACTCTACACATGCAATGATTCCGTGTTGTTTTACGCTGATGCCGATGGTGATGGTTATGGAAATGCAGGTGTAAGCCAGGTAACAATTGCCTGTTCATATCCTGAAGGATATACTATGGACAGTACTGATTGTAATGATACCGATCCTTACACCTTTCCTGGCTCAATTGAAATTCCCGAAAATTACATGGATGATGATTGCGATGGAGTGATTGACGAAGTATTTGGTGTAGGTATTTCTTCCATTGCTGATGATGTTCCTGTATTTTTTGTTTTTCCAAATCCTACCGGTGGTTTGTTTAAGCTGACGCTTCAATTGAATGAGGAAGACAATGCAGATGCAAAGATCGAAGTGATCGGCTTACTTGGTCAAATAGTGTATACAGAAAAAGCAGCGGTTGAAAAAGGGAAACTGCAAAAAGAAATTCAATTGAGTCCTTCAACAGCAAGAGGAATGTATTTAGTGAAAGTGACAACCGGCGATGAAGTGCATACTACTAAAATTCATCTCACGAAATAA
- a CDS encoding pentapeptide repeat-containing protein, translating to MKAIIKLLIGIILGVVVGWFIGFLRLPYIEMNHSFILGFIACVVVVLLILLLLMAWNNNSALLRLINKTPSYNASKTVSRTYRIIRILIATIIVAGGVLSSFLIYKQSNYFKTQMQNQDRKIREQSALIESIRKGNMVFLMSNILNNVEEELKNSRTLSDVVIARIAALSFSFKPYKYFQGDSLSAKELSPERGQLMMALLLMKMDSGSFARIKQMTSFASADLRGASLKHADLSGANLKHADLKDADLGEANLNNANLWSANLWGANLDKANLSGADLKRSDLRWAALNGTHLNYADLNGAQLSSAQLVKADVLNAFVQYADLEGAILSEANLAGVNFLGAGMRKINLNNANLTRTDLRMTDLNDATLLGTELNKALVDSNWMDKIDEWRLTGSKEIQDNYTVVTDSLDQWKHKVYHLSKIEK from the coding sequence ATGAAAGCGATTATAAAACTTCTCATCGGCATCATCCTCGGCGTTGTAGTTGGATGGTTCATCGGCTTTCTTCGGCTGCCGTATATAGAAATGAATCATTCTTTTATTTTAGGTTTCATCGCTTGCGTGGTAGTCGTTTTACTGATACTCCTGCTGTTAATGGCCTGGAATAATAATTCAGCACTTCTTCGATTGATTAATAAAACTCCGTCCTATAATGCTTCAAAAACTGTAAGCCGTACGTATCGCATCATCCGGATTTTGATTGCCACCATTATTGTTGCAGGAGGGGTACTCAGCAGTTTTTTGATTTACAAGCAGAGCAATTATTTTAAAACGCAAATGCAAAACCAGGATAGAAAGATCCGGGAGCAGTCGGCGCTGATTGAATCCATACGAAAAGGCAACATGGTTTTTTTGATGAGTAACATCCTGAATAATGTGGAGGAAGAATTAAAAAATTCTCGAACACTGAGTGACGTTGTCATTGCAAGAATTGCAGCGCTCAGTTTTTCTTTCAAGCCCTATAAATATTTCCAGGGTGACAGCCTGTCAGCGAAAGAACTGAGCCCTGAAAGAGGTCAACTAATGATGGCCTTGCTGTTGATGAAAATGGATTCAGGTTCTTTTGCCCGCATTAAGCAGATGACATCCTTTGCCTCGGCAGATTTAAGAGGAGCAAGTTTGAAGCATGCTGACCTGAGTGGTGCAAATTTGAAGCATGCTGATTTGAAAGATGCAGATCTGGGTGAAGCAAATCTGAATAATGCAAATCTGTGGAGTGCAAATTTGTGGGGTGCAAATTTGGATAAGGCTAATCTAAGCGGAGCGGATTTGAAAAGATCGGACCTGCGGTGGGCGGCATTAAATGGAACCCATTTGAATTACGCAGATTTGAATGGCGCGCAATTGTCGAGTGCCCAACTGGTAAAAGCTGATGTGCTGAATGCCTTTGTTCAATATGCCGATTTGGAAGGCGCCATCTTAAGTGAAGCTAACTTAGCAGGAGTGAATTTCCTGGGGGCAGGCATGAGAAAAATAAATTTGAACAACGCTAATCTGACAAGGACTGATTTAAGAATGACCGATTTGAATGATGCTACTTTACTCGGAACGGAATTGAATAAAGCATTGGTCGATTCAAATTGGATGGACAAAATCGATGAGTGGCGATTAACCGGATCAAAAGAAATTCAGGACAATTATACTGTTGTAACCGATTCATTAGACCAGTGGAAACACAAGGTTTACCACCTGAGCAAAATTGAAAAATGA
- a CDS encoding cupin domain-containing protein — protein sequence MNNSENENAIFPKGEHAPTAYFTGTTWLNILVPKDETGSYTIGNVVFEAGSRNNWHTHPAGQILLIIEGNGYYQERGKPARSLVKGDVVVIPSNVEHWHGATNKSSLTHLAITNNSKDGGVKWLAPVTDEEYNSVHADSSMK from the coding sequence ATGAACAATTCAGAAAATGAAAATGCAATATTCCCAAAAGGTGAACACGCTCCAACAGCCTATTTTACCGGCACTACCTGGTTGAATATTTTAGTTCCGAAAGATGAAACAGGAAGTTACACCATCGGTAACGTGGTCTTTGAAGCAGGCAGCAGAAACAACTGGCATACGCATCCGGCAGGTCAAATTTTATTGATCATTGAGGGTAACGGATATTATCAGGAACGAGGGAAACCAGCAAGGTCACTTGTGAAAGGTGATGTTGTAGTTATTCCATCTAATGTTGAACACTGGCATGGAGCAACTAACAAAAGCAGCTTAACGCATCTTGCTATCACCAATAATTCAAAAGACGGTGGAGTTAAGTGGTTAGCTCCTGTAACCGACGAAGAATACAATAGTGTTCATGCTGATTCTTCGATGAAGTAA
- a CDS encoding NAD(P)-dependent alcohol dehydrogenase — MEARNIKAFGTEAADALLQPLRINRRKPTAHDVEIDILFCGVCHSDLHTARNEWHGTIYPCVPGHEIVGRIVKVGEDVKKFKVGDAVAVGCLVDSCRECEYCKDGLEQYCENGNTGTYNSPDKYLNTQTYGGYSESIVVDENFVLRIPENLDLAATAPLLCAGITTYSPLKHWNIGPGKIVGVVGIGGLGHMGVKLAKAMGAHVIVFTTSPSKVEDAKRLGADEVVLSKDKAQMKRYTRKLHFVLDAVSAEHNIDMYLKLLRVDGTLALVGAPENPLSVAAFSLIPYRRNFAGSTIGGIAETQEMLDFCGKHNIVSDIEMINIREINTAYERLLKGDVKYRFVIDMASLKKANAG; from the coding sequence ATGGAAGCCAGGAACATCAAAGCATTTGGAACGGAGGCGGCAGACGCTCTTCTACAACCATTAAGAATTAATCGCAGAAAACCTACCGCACACGATGTGGAGATCGACATCTTGTTTTGTGGTGTTTGTCATTCCGATCTTCATACCGCACGAAATGAATGGCATGGCACGATCTATCCATGTGTTCCCGGTCATGAAATAGTGGGCAGAATTGTAAAGGTTGGCGAAGATGTTAAGAAATTTAAAGTGGGAGATGCTGTTGCAGTGGGTTGTCTCGTTGATAGCTGCCGTGAATGTGAGTATTGCAAAGATGGATTGGAACAATATTGTGAAAACGGTAATACAGGAACCTACAATTCACCTGATAAATATTTGAATACGCAAACCTATGGCGGGTATTCCGAAAGCATTGTGGTGGATGAAAATTTTGTGTTACGGATACCGGAAAATCTTGATCTCGCCGCCACAGCTCCATTGCTGTGTGCAGGCATCACTACTTATTCTCCACTGAAACATTGGAACATTGGCCCCGGCAAAATAGTAGGTGTTGTTGGTATTGGTGGCCTGGGTCACATGGGTGTTAAGCTTGCTAAAGCGATGGGTGCACATGTTATAGTATTCACTACTTCACCTTCAAAAGTTGAAGATGCAAAACGGCTGGGGGCTGATGAAGTAGTGCTTTCAAAAGATAAAGCACAAATGAAGCGATACACACGCAAGCTTCATTTTGTGCTCGATGCAGTTTCCGCTGAGCACAACATAGATATGTATCTCAAACTCTTAAGAGTAGATGGAACCCTGGCATTGGTGGGGGCGCCGGAAAATCCTCTTTCGGTAGCTGCATTCAGTCTTATCCCCTACCGCAGAAACTTCGCAGGATCAACTATTGGCGGCATTGCTGAAACGCAGGAGATGCTCGACTTCTGTGGCAAGCACAATATCGTATCAGACATAGAGATGATCAACATCCGGGAAATCAATACAGCATATGAACGTTTGCTGAAAGGCGATGTCAAATATCGTTTTGTGATTGATATGGCATCTTTAAAAAAAGCAAATGCTGGTTAA
- a CDS encoding T9SS type A sorting domain-containing protein encodes MVDNDINQSHHSGLYLITLKTKNETVTKKIAIRL; translated from the coding sequence CTGGTTGATAACGACATCAATCAGTCGCATCATTCCGGCTTATATTTAATCACTTTAAAAACAAAGAATGAAACCGTGACGAAAAAAATTGCGATCAGGTTATGA
- a CDS encoding VOC family protein → MKSNPVVHFEMPYDDSERLQKFYSQAFGWNMQTTGPEMGDYITAGTAETDENRMVKTPGTINGGFFKKSDAPGSGTSVVIAVDDINAAMKNITDAGGKIVGEPMEIPGIGHWVVFTDSEGNRVSILQAMPM, encoded by the coding sequence ATGAAATCAAATCCCGTAGTACACTTTGAAATGCCTTATGATGACAGCGAGCGTCTCCAGAAATTTTATTCACAGGCCTTCGGTTGGAACATGCAAACCACTGGACCTGAAATGGGAGATTATATTACAGCAGGCACGGCCGAAACCGATGAAAACAGGATGGTAAAAACTCCTGGCACTATCAACGGAGGTTTCTTCAAAAAAAGTGATGCGCCCGGGTCAGGTACTTCGGTAGTTATAGCTGTGGATGACATCAATGCGGCGATGAAAAATATTACAGATGCAGGCGGAAAGATTGTAGGCGAACCCATGGAGATTCCGGGCATCGGTCATTGGGTAGTGTTCACGGACTCTGAGGGAAACCGTGTCAGCATCCTGCAAGCGATGCCTATGTGA
- a CDS encoding sulfatase-like hydrolase/transferase — protein sequence MKTGTVLFCFMCLLYTFCTSAQGPTTRPNIILIIADDLRYDAFNVTGGPDFLNTPSINKIANEGARFDNYFCVYPLCIPARAAMMTGLYPHSNGAVDNCTFIQPGIKTLAQVLDSAGYHTGMIGKYHINTKKQLGWDYWFVTSRHIDYVDPTFYFNDTKQFKSGHVETIIYDTVQKYLSEVDTPFFVTIGHPSPHRPVVPLPQYEGIFAGIDMPVPENFFPFSAWYPSYLYSDSSSIYDSEMQVEKDLQNYFSGILAVEDNVTNVFSILEERNLLNNTMIIFTSDNGAIYGEHMLIGKGKAFDPSIHLPLFIRYPAWYQPNTVVDNFFTLNIDIMPTILEAAKIDPDQYPTQGISFQKQIAGEVQRNAFLFENIKLAVGTCEDIEDSFRPSIRGVITNDFKYVKNQCDHLTEELYDLNTDPLETTNLVMKPDYQNALNYLRAKLTELKQQYFDTLQNDNKIEECSLVKCNPNTIDYFTADDIIPMQVIADPEKESLNISVDINSQTTVTIINLMGQVVYDHTFETSTQYENINLAHFPSGMYLMVLFQGSNRIVKSFWKN from the coding sequence ATGAAAACAGGAACTGTTTTGTTTTGCTTCATGTGTTTGCTTTATACCTTTTGTACTTCAGCTCAAGGTCCCACCACACGACCGAATATCATCCTTATCATTGCTGATGACCTGCGCTATGATGCATTCAATGTTACAGGTGGTCCGGATTTTCTGAATACACCATCTATTAATAAGATTGCCAATGAAGGTGCACGATTCGATAACTATTTTTGTGTGTACCCGCTTTGTATTCCGGCTAGAGCAGCAATGATGACCGGTTTATATCCACATAGCAATGGTGCCGTGGATAATTGCACATTTATTCAACCGGGCATCAAGACGCTGGCACAGGTACTTGACAGCGCGGGATATCATACAGGGATGATTGGTAAATACCACATTAATACCAAGAAGCAGCTTGGATGGGACTATTGGTTTGTTACTTCACGACATATTGACTATGTGGATCCGACCTTCTATTTCAATGACACCAAACAGTTTAAGAGTGGTCATGTAGAAACTATTATCTACGACACCGTTCAGAAGTACTTGAGCGAGGTCGATACTCCTTTCTTTGTTACAATAGGACATCCATCTCCACATCGTCCGGTAGTGCCCTTGCCGCAATATGAAGGAATCTTTGCTGGAATTGATATGCCCGTACCAGAAAATTTCTTTCCATTCAGTGCATGGTATCCATCATATTTGTATTCGGACTCCAGTAGTATTTATGATAGCGAAATGCAGGTTGAGAAAGACCTTCAGAATTATTTTTCCGGAATCCTGGCGGTGGAGGATAATGTTACAAATGTCTTCAGTATCCTGGAAGAAAGAAACCTGTTGAATAACACGATGATCATCTTTACCTCTGACAATGGTGCCATCTACGGTGAACATATGCTGATAGGTAAAGGCAAGGCATTTGATCCTTCCATTCATTTACCCTTGTTCATCCGTTATCCGGCTTGGTACCAGCCTAATACGGTCGTTGATAATTTCTTTACCCTGAATATTGATATCATGCCTACCATTCTGGAAGCCGCCAAGATCGACCCGGATCAATACCCCACGCAGGGCATTTCATTTCAAAAACAAATAGCAGGAGAGGTACAACGTAATGCTTTCCTGTTTGAGAATATTAAGCTAGCGGTTGGAACCTGCGAAGATATCGAAGATAGTTTCCGGCCTTCGATTCGTGGTGTTATTACCAATGATTTTAAGTATGTGAAGAATCAGTGTGATCACCTCACCGAAGAATTGTATGATCTGAATACCGATCCGTTAGAAACCACAAACCTGGTGATGAAACCTGACTACCAGAATGCATTGAATTATTTGCGTGCGAAGCTCACCGAATTAAAGCAGCAGTACTTTGATACATTACAAAATGATAATAAAATTGAGGAGTGCTCCCTTGTGAAATGCAACCCTAATACTATTGATTACTTCACGGCAGATGATATTATACCAATGCAGGTGATCGCTGATCCGGAAAAGGAATCTTTGAATATTTCCGTTGATATTAATAGTCAAACAACTGTAACCATAATCAACCTGATGGGCCAGGTTGTATACGACCATACCTTTGAAACTTCAACGCAGTATGAAAACATAAACCTGGCGCATTTTCCTTCCGGCATGTACCTGATGGTCCTATTTCAGGGAAGTAACCGGATAGTAAAATCATTTTGGAAGAATTAG